In the Borreliella mayonii genome, TTGAATTAAAATCTTTGAAAGATTTGCTAATTTATTGGTATTAATAGGATTTAAAGTAGCATAAGTGAATTTTCTATAGTTTTTAGATCTATCGGTATTATCTGCTACCGTTTCATATGATGCTACCCAATAAATTTCTTTGAAAATTGATATTCCATATTGGTTTGAAGGTTCTTCTTCTAATTTTTTTTCATATTTTTTTCTATCCTCGTTAGCTGTTTCTATTAAATTTTTTAAATCATCAAGTAGCTTATTTTTTATTTGTTTATTAGGGATTTTTTCTATTTTTAATAATCCTTTTTTAGAATTATTTTGATTGGTATTAGAATCTGGATTGCAAGCATTGAAAAATAGAAAAATAAATATACTTACGATTATAT is a window encoding:
- a CDS encoding virulence associated lipoprotein; this translates as MKYHIIVSIFIFLFFNACNPDSNTNQNNSKKGLLKIEKIPNKQIKNKLLDDLKNLIETANEDRKKYEKKLEEEPSNQYGISIFKEIYWVASYETVADNTDRSKNYRKFTYATLNPINTNKLANLSKILIQSKQKTLLFGTFCNLGRTFDTAINHLYPKKDALDKLEISNLEKLKNSFEKLLSMKSIVSDMLNQLLLDYQDDKDSIKTDIAKLESHLTELYKQIEKKSSQSTKLKNNILSISNL